One genomic segment of Chelonia mydas isolate rCheMyd1 chromosome 1, rCheMyd1.pri.v2, whole genome shotgun sequence includes these proteins:
- the LOC119565263 gene encoding olfactory receptor 52N4-like, producing the protein MAVFNLTPSDSSTFILTGIPGLEPAHLWISIPFSMFYIMGLLGNFIVLFVVWKEQTLHKPMYLLLCMLALTDISMCTSVMPKALCIFWFNLKGITVGGCLTQMFFLHAVSTMQSAVLVTMAFDRYVAICNPLRYATILTSVEIAKLGLMGLTRAVLIILPLPLLLSRQPFCANRIIPHTYCEHMAVVKMSCGDITINRTYGLVMAFVIIGFDLTLIALSYGLIIRAVLRISCKKAHQKALNTCTAHMCVMLTSYTPFLFSSLTHRFSQGFSPHVHIILANLYLLVPPMLNPIIYGVKTKELHAKVFKYA; encoded by the coding sequence ATGGCAGTTTTCAACCTGACCCCCTCTGACTCTTCAACATTCATCCTTACAGgcatccctggcctggaacctgccCATCtctggatttccatccctttctccatGTTCTACATTATGGGACTCTTGGGAAATTTCATAGTTCTCTTTGTTGTATGGAAAGAGCAGACCCTGCACAAGCCgatgtacctgctgctctgcatgctggcgcTCACAGACATCAGCATGTGTACCTCCGTCATGCCGAaagcactgtgtatattttggttcaatttgaaaggcattactgtgggtggctgcctcacccagatgttcttccttcACGCAGTTTCTACTATGCAGTCAGCTGTCCTCGTGACAATGGCCTTCGATCGCTACgttgccatatgtaaccctctgagatatgCCACCATCCTCACCAGTGTTGAAATAGCTAAGCTAGGGCTCATGGGTTTGACAAGAGCTGTTCTCatcattctgcccctgcccctgctcctgagcaggcaGCCATTCTGTGCCAACCGCATTATCCCCCATACGTACTGCGAGCACATGGCTGTGGTGAAGATGTCGTGTGGGGACATCACAATCAACAGGACTTATGGCTTGGTGATGGCCTTTGTAATCATTGGGTTCGACCTGACACTCATTGCCCTGTCCTATGGTCTGATCATCAGGGCCGTCCTCCGAATATCCTGCAAGAAAGCCCACCAGAAAGCCCTCAATACCTGCACAGCCCACATGTGTGTGATGCTGACATCTTATactcccttcctcttctccagtcTGACACACCGATTCAGTCAGGGCTTCTCTCCCCATGTTCACATCATCTTGGCCAACCTCTACCTACTTGTCCCCCCCATGCTCAACCCTATCATTTAtggggtcaaaaccaaagagcttcaTGCCAAAGTGTTCAAATATGCCTGA